The DNA sequence CCCAGGTTGGTAACTGAAATACTACCAGTAAAATGAATGCAATTAATCTGATTCTCATAATTGTAGGTTTTAGGGTTTCTAATTTATTTATGCTGATTACAGCAACAGCAATGTATCGGATGGGAACCGATGACAGTTCCATATTTGTCGAATTCGTAATGGCAGCAATTCATAAGCAAGTCGCTGAGTTTTTGCCGGGCGCGCGCTACTCGTGATTTAGCCGCGGTGTATGTAATCCCTGTTTGGTCGGCATAATCTCTTATGCTCTTGCCTTCAAATTCAACCTGACAAAGCGCCTGACAATCCTGTCCGGGAAGGTCTTCCATAAAGAGAACCATGTCGCGGATGGTTTGTGCCATCATTTCGTCCGATTCAGCTTCTGTGTCAATCACGTCAGGAATTTCCTCAACTGATATGGGGTTATTTCTTCGATAATGGTCATTGATGATGTTTCGGGCAATCTGGAAAACCCATGACTGTACTTTAGTTTCATCGCGCAGGTTGTCGATTTTCGAATGAATCCGGATAAATGTTTCCTGAAGCAAATCGTCAGCCAGAGCCTCATCTTTTACTTTGTTCCGGATAAAATGCAGCAGGCCGTCGCTAAACCGATGCCATAATTCAGTTGTTTTTTGTTCCATCGGATTAGCTATTTGGTAGTTTGGTAAACACCCAACGCTGCCGGAAATGGCTGTAAAGCCCGCTCAAAAATGCCCAACGAGTATGCAATTGTTAATCCGTAGTTAGTCAATGGAACGCCAGCCATTCGGGCTTTCATCATACGCGAAAGCATTTCGCGGCGGTTCCACATGCAAGCCCCACAATGAATTACCAGTTTAAATTCTGACAAATTTTCGGGAAAGTCGTGTCCACGGTGATGCACAAATTCCAACTTTCCGCCCACATACTGGGTGAGCCAGCGTGGAATTTTTACGGTGCCAATGTCTTCACCAATCGGGTGATGCGAACAGGCTTCGGCAATCAAAATTTTGTCTCCGGTTTTTAGTTTGTCAATCGCCATGGCGCCTTTCACCATCTCCGGAAGGTCGCCCTGATAACGTGCAAACAAGATGGAAAAGCTGGTAAGCGGAATTTCGGGAGGAGTGTCGGCGGCCACTTTCAGGAAGGCCTGACTGTCGGTTACAACCAGTTT is a window from the Aquipluma nitroreducens genome containing:
- a CDS encoding sigma-70 family RNA polymerase sigma factor — translated: MEQKTTELWHRFSDGLLHFIRNKVKDEALADDLLQETFIRIHSKIDNLRDETKVQSWVFQIARNIINDHYRRNNPISVEEIPDVIDTEAESDEMMAQTIRDMVLFMEDLPGQDCQALCQVEFEGKSIRDYADQTGITYTAAKSRVARARQKLSDLLMNCCHYEFDKYGTVIGSHPIHCCCCNQHK